DNA from Elaeis guineensis isolate ETL-2024a chromosome 2, EG11, whole genome shotgun sequence:
tacatacattcctgtacaaaattatatcaattattcaaacataaacctgtacaatcaccaccattcacaccaaaagtaaacttcaatagcaaatttaaccaaaccaaaagacattattttatataaataaaaataaagtactaatcgtccattacaatcaagagtaatataaataaatataagaatacaataaaaataaaataatatcaatctgcaggcggatggtcgtcgctgtctccacgtgacgtgccgctgtctcgacgggtgtctgatgtgccaggagcctacaagaaacatatcaaaagcatgatttgcatatctataaataaaaatatatagatcattaaattaatacaaaaatatatatttagtaatatgtgtttacctgagatgggccatacatctctaataaagatataagccgatcaatctgtcccctcatggcctgcatctcggcacggctctgtcgcatctcctccatctcagcggcacgactctgtctaatctcctgtatctctgcCTCGAGTCTGCAgatgcgtgaatcctgagcatctgctgcagcatgctgcgtatatctactaacctcggATAACTGAGTGGGAgagactcctactccataacccctcactcggccatagcgctctggtcccatcaactctgtgaacacatcggtctcgatacggctctgctgcgtagatgctgcagactcgtcgtcacgctccgcaatgagagatgtggccctcttctatatttattttgaaaacaagagttatacattaatagcaaacaaaattaaattaaaattatcgtcaaaaatagaatattaataatgccgtacatataaatctctcgactcatctcgaacaaaagtatcatcctgatgagtatgagtcatccggtaaaactctactttatcgggttccctcccatgctcatccacctacacaaataatttcaattttaagcaaacagttataataatttaaaaaaatatataagtatcatgatacagacatagtccacgatacataatgatattagttatataaatatttcaacataaaaattaaaaattaattatgaaagtttaaggaacatacaaactcctgtcggagtcgtgcataactctttgaccccgatgtatgaggaacagactgagctgctcgtgcagctctaccaatagcagaataagtctgtaaaatgaagtaaagaacttgttatatgtataatatataatatataatataaatcaatatttttataaaatatttaaaaaaaagataatgagcagataatata
Protein-coding regions in this window:
- the LOC140855299 gene encoding uncharacterized protein, whose protein sequence is MKSLNRKWKEYRAQLKRDYMRQGMTEEEVARNCPPDVPPHQWMELVHYWFSERAQTYSAIGRAARAAQSVPHTSGSKSYARLRQEFVDEHGREPDKVEFYRMTHTHQDDTFVRDESRDLYKRATSLIAERDDESAASTQQSRIETDVFTELMGPERYGRVRGYGVGVSPTQLSEVSRYTQHAAADAQDSRICRLEAEIQEIRQSRAAEMEEMRQSRAEMQAMRGQIDRLISLLEMYGPSQVNTYY